AGAAACTAGCTCGCTAGGTAAACACTCCACCTCAATGAAGTCAAGATTCTTTGACAAGATCCCCTTTTTAACATTTACTGCGTCCGATTCTCCAATAAAGTCCAGAGAAATAGGTGCAGTCATTTTTTTTGTTTCATCAATTTTATAAAAATCGGCATGTACAAATTGATTTTTATGATTAAACTGAACGTCTTTAATAATAATTTGAATTGGCTCATCTGCATCAATCTTCAAGCCAATCATTGTTGATGTTCCAGCACTTGCATATATTTTTTCAAATTCAATAGCATTTAAACTTAATGATCTACTGTCATATCCTGGCCCATAAACAACAGCGGGGACATCGCCCTGTCCTTTTAATAGACTTACTTTTTCTTCATTCTCTCTTTTTTTTGCATTCAAAACAATGTTCTTTGTCATAATGTTAAGTGTTAATTTTTGATTTAATTATAATATTTTGCATAATGCCAGCCATAATCAATGTTGATATAATAGCGCTCCCACCGTAACTGATAAAAGGCAAGGATATACCCACAACTGGCAATATTCCAATATTCATACCTATATTAATAAACATTTCAATAAAAATCAATACAACGACCCCTAATATGAAAAAGATGCCAAAATCGTTGTTTATTTTCTTAAGTAAAAACAGGGACCTAAAGAAGAATATTGTAAAAAGCAATAAGACTAAAGATACACCCAAAAAACCTAATTCTTCTGAAATAACAGCAAATATAAAGTCTGTTTGTGATTCTGGAAGAAATTTTAACTGAGACTGAGAACCGAACCCGATACCTCTGCCCATTATCCCTCCTGAACCCACTGCGAT
The Patescibacteria group bacterium genome window above contains:
- a CDS encoding 50S ribosomal protein L25 translates to MTKNIVLNAKKRENEEKVSLLKGQGDVPAVVYGPGYDSRSLSLNAIEFEKIYASAGTSTMIGLKIDADEPIQIIIKDVQFNHKNQFVHADFYKIDETKKMTAPISLDFIGESDAVNVKKGILSKNLDFIEVECLPSELVSHIDVNISVLKNIGDSITIKDLDLPEAFSTKNDDNDSVVSVVEPQKEVEPEPTAVEEGEKAEDTSENSAQEKEGDKKEDKK